Part of the Flavobacterium alkalisoli genome is shown below.
ACACAGCCATGATGGGCGTAATCATCTCTGGCCGTTACTTGAAGCCTTAACTACACCTTACATCATTTATATGAGCTTTATAATTCTTTTTAATACCTTTGAATTCTTCGCAGTAATGTACACCGGAGCCAGAGTAAGAAAAGGGCACAACGTGCGTTGGTTTTTAATCGCCAGCATAACCGACCGCCTTTGTTCAAAGGAAAAAAGAGATATTTACAACATATAATTATGAAACTTGTTTTTGCTTCAAACAATAAGAATAAAATACAGGAAATAAGACACCAACTCCCAATAGATATAGAACTTTTAAGCCTTGAAGATATAGGATGTTTTGAGGATATTCCCGAAACTGCCGATACCATAGAAGGAAATGCAGTTATAAAAGCAAATTATGTTACCGAAACATACGGCTATAACTGTTTTGCCGACGATACCGGACTTGAGGTAGAAGCGCTAAACGGTGAACCCGGTGTATACTCAGCACGCTATGCCGGAGAACAAAAAGATGCAAACGACAATATGGATAAGCTGTTATCCAATCTTGAAGGCAAAGAAAACAGAAAAGCACTTTTTAAAACAGTAATAGCCCTAAATCTTGACGGGCAGCAACACCTGTTTACAGGAATTGTAAATGGTGAAATCACCACCGAAAAAGCAGGAGATAAAGGTTTTGGCTATGATCCGGTATTTAAACCTGTAGGATTAAACCTTACTTTTGCTCAAATTTCTATGAACGAAAAAGCTAAACTAAGCCATCGCGGCAGGGCCGTACAACAACTTATAGACTTTTTAAAAAATTAACTTGTTGATTTTCAATAATTTTAATCTAAATAAAACTACTTCAGCTATTAGTTTATCTCGCTAATAAACAGTACCTTTGCAGCTATTTTAAAATTATATATGAATAAATTTGAACAATTAGGATTGAATGAATCGCTACTGAGGGCGATAAACGATCTAGGATTTGAAAATCCGTCGGAGGTACAGGAAAAGGCGATTCCCCTATTATTGGAAAAAGACACAGACATCGTAGCATTAGCACAAACGGGTACAGGTAAAACTGCTGCCTTTGGTTTCCCGCTAATTCAAAAGATAGATGCCGAAAATAAGAATACTCAGGCTTTAATTTTATCTCCTACACGTGAGCTTTGCTTACAGATTACTAACGAGATAAAATTGTACTCTAAATACGTTAAGGGACTACACACTGTTGCTGTTTATGGCGGGGCCAGTATTACAGAGCAGGCAAAAGAAATCAGAAGAGGTGCACAAATTATTGTGGCAACACCTGGAAGGATGCAGGACATGATTAACCGTGGGTTAGTTAATATTTCTAAAATAGATTACTGTGTACTTGATGAGGCAGATGAAATGCTTAATATGGGATTCTATGATGA
Proteins encoded:
- a CDS encoding non-canonical purine NTP diphosphatase; this encodes MKLVFASNNKNKIQEIRHQLPIDIELLSLEDIGCFEDIPETADTIEGNAVIKANYVTETYGYNCFADDTGLEVEALNGEPGVYSARYAGEQKDANDNMDKLLSNLEGKENRKALFKTVIALNLDGQQHLFTGIVNGEITTEKAGDKGFGYDPVFKPVGLNLTFAQISMNEKAKLSHRGRAVQQLIDFLKN